From Gordonia crocea, the proteins below share one genomic window:
- a CDS encoding RDD family protein: MSHPVPARYPAPAPRPPMRPLPPPVAPSHSGTRGVGRDDFVSGEAVALDLPSANIGLRVLSGVLDVMVGWALFVLGLIGFSKLLEKVKLDEALANGLFTSWFVLVLIALPFVVETATRGKSLGHLALGLRTVNDDAGLITARQAFARALVGVVELYLLFGIPALITAAVSSKGKRLGDLIAGTYVIRDRRAAPPARHVAMPPTLSEWAATADLAPMPANLSNGIRGFLDRYASFTPQAQAVTGQQLMARALGYVSPAPPSTASPLEVLAAISAERYQRDAKRIARNQKLQEALFSSAR, encoded by the coding sequence ATGTCCCACCCCGTGCCCGCTCGGTACCCGGCACCGGCCCCGCGCCCGCCGATGCGGCCCCTGCCGCCGCCGGTCGCCCCGTCGCACAGCGGTACCCGCGGCGTCGGCCGCGACGATTTCGTGTCCGGCGAGGCGGTCGCGCTCGACCTCCCGTCGGCCAACATCGGGCTGCGCGTCCTGTCCGGCGTGCTGGACGTCATGGTCGGCTGGGCACTGTTCGTGCTCGGGCTGATCGGGTTTTCCAAGCTGTTGGAGAAGGTGAAGCTCGACGAGGCGCTGGCCAACGGGCTGTTCACGTCGTGGTTCGTGCTGGTGCTGATCGCCCTGCCCTTCGTCGTCGAGACGGCGACGCGAGGCAAATCGCTCGGTCACCTCGCCCTCGGATTGCGGACGGTCAACGACGACGCCGGGCTCATCACCGCCCGCCAGGCCTTCGCCCGCGCGCTGGTCGGCGTGGTCGAGTTGTACCTCTTGTTCGGGATCCCGGCCCTGATCACCGCGGCGGTCAGCTCGAAGGGCAAGCGTCTGGGCGACCTGATCGCGGGTACCTATGTGATCCGGGACCGGCGGGCCGCGCCGCCCGCGCGCCACGTCGCGATGCCGCCGACCCTGTCCGAGTGGGCGGCGACGGCGGACCTGGCGCCGATGCCGGCGAATCTGTCCAACGGCATCCGAGGGTTTCTCGACCGCTACGCAAGCTTCACGCCGCAGGCCCAGGCCGTCACCGGCCAGCAGCTGATGGCGCGGGCCCTCGGCTACGTGTCACCGGCCCCGCCGTCGACGGCGTCGCCGCTGGAGGTGCTCGCGGCGATCTCCGCCGAGCGCTACCAGCGCGACGCCAAGCGCATCGCGCGCAACCAGAAGCTTCAGGAAGCGTTGTTCAGTTCGGCGCGGTAG
- a CDS encoding ABC transporter ATP-binding protein: MTGPRGGGMPGAPSPEDKARSFGPSIKRLIRLLAQYRVMMVVVVGSIVGSVVVTSIAPRILGHATDLIFNGIIGSRMPAGITKEQAVAGLRERGQGTFADMVASMDLTPGVGVDFSAVARVLAVVLGLYVAASLLGWLAAYLLNIVVVGTIARLRAQVEEKVHRLPLRYYDEAQRGDLLSRVTNDLDNLSQTLQQTIMQFLNSVLMVIGILIMMVWISPLLSVIALLTIPAAGVATAMIAKRSKPHFGRQWASTGTLNAQIEEAFTGHELVTVFGRQQQVMDSFDDRNEKLYDSSWRAQFISGIIMPTIMFLGNVNYVVVAVVGGLRVASGSLSLGEVQAFIQYSRQFTQPLTQIGSMFNLMQSGVASAERIFDILDATEETPDPLEPQSPAADTGRIAFDDVSFRYLPDAPLIEELSLVAEPGHLVAIVGPTGAGKTTLVNLIMRFYDIDSGAITLDDVETRAMTRRDLRSRTGMVLQDSWLFGGTIYDNIAYGNPSASREEVIEAAKASHVDHFVRTLPDGYDTVIDEEGGGVSAGERQLITIARAFLAKPTILILDEATSSVDTRTELLIQQAMAALRTDRTSFVIAHRLSTIRDADTIVVMEQGRIVEQGTHEELLDARGAYFRLHQSQFSGALD, encoded by the coding sequence ATGACGGGACCGCGCGGTGGTGGCATGCCGGGCGCACCGAGCCCGGAGGACAAGGCGCGTTCCTTCGGCCCGTCCATCAAGCGGCTCATCCGGCTGTTGGCGCAGTACCGGGTGATGATGGTGGTGGTCGTCGGCTCGATCGTCGGCTCCGTCGTCGTCACCTCGATCGCCCCGCGGATCCTCGGCCATGCCACCGACCTGATCTTCAACGGCATCATCGGTTCGCGGATGCCGGCCGGGATCACCAAAGAGCAGGCGGTCGCGGGGCTGCGCGAGCGGGGCCAGGGGACGTTCGCCGACATGGTCGCGTCGATGGACCTCACGCCGGGCGTCGGCGTGGATTTCTCCGCGGTGGCCCGCGTGCTGGCGGTCGTGCTGGGCCTGTACGTCGCGGCCAGCCTGCTCGGCTGGTTGGCGGCCTACCTGCTGAACATCGTCGTCGTCGGAACGATCGCCCGGCTGCGCGCGCAGGTCGAGGAGAAGGTCCACCGCCTGCCGCTGCGGTACTACGACGAGGCCCAGCGCGGCGATCTGTTGAGCCGCGTCACCAACGACCTGGACAACCTGTCGCAGACGTTGCAGCAGACCATCATGCAGTTCCTGAACTCGGTGCTGATGGTGATCGGGATCTTGATCATGATGGTCTGGATCTCGCCGCTGCTCTCGGTCATCGCGCTGCTGACGATCCCGGCCGCCGGTGTCGCCACGGCGATGATCGCCAAGCGCTCCAAACCGCATTTCGGCCGCCAGTGGGCGTCGACGGGCACCCTCAACGCGCAGATCGAAGAGGCGTTCACCGGCCACGAGTTGGTCACCGTCTTCGGCCGGCAGCAGCAGGTGATGGATTCGTTCGATGACCGCAACGAGAAGCTCTACGACTCCAGTTGGCGGGCGCAGTTCATCTCCGGGATCATCATGCCGACGATCATGTTCCTGGGGAACGTGAACTACGTCGTCGTCGCGGTGGTCGGCGGGCTGCGGGTGGCGTCGGGGTCGCTGAGCCTGGGCGAGGTGCAGGCGTTCATCCAGTACTCGCGCCAGTTCACCCAGCCGCTCACGCAGATCGGTTCGATGTTCAACCTGATGCAGTCGGGCGTCGCGTCGGCGGAGCGGATCTTCGACATCCTCGACGCCACCGAGGAGACCCCCGATCCGCTCGAGCCACAATCCCCGGCCGCGGACACCGGCCGCATCGCCTTTGACGACGTGTCGTTCCGCTACCTTCCCGACGCCCCGCTGATCGAGGAGTTGTCATTGGTGGCCGAGCCGGGCCACCTCGTCGCGATCGTCGGACCGACCGGTGCCGGCAAGACGACGCTGGTGAACCTCATCATGCGGTTCTACGACATCGACTCCGGCGCGATCACCCTGGACGACGTCGAGACCCGCGCGATGACGCGGCGAGACCTGCGTTCGCGCACCGGCATGGTGTTGCAGGATTCGTGGCTGTTCGGCGGGACGATCTACGACAACATCGCCTATGGCAACCCCTCGGCCAGCCGCGAGGAAGTCATCGAGGCTGCCAAGGCGAGCCACGTCGACCACTTCGTGCGCACCCTGCCCGACGGCTATGACACCGTCATCGACGAGGAGGGCGGCGGCGTCAGCGCCGGCGAGCGCCAGTTGATCACCATCGCCCGGGCCTTCCTGGCAAAGCCGACGATCCTGATCCTCGACGAGGCGACCAGTTCCGTCGACACCCGTACCGAGCTGTTGATCCAGCAGGCGATGGCCGCGCTGCGCACCGACCGCACGTCTTTCGTGATCGCCCACCGGCTCTCGACGATCCGCGACGCGGACACCATCGTCGTGATGGAGCAGGGCCGCATCGTCGAGCAGGGCACGCACGAGGAGTTGCTCGACGCCCGCGGCGCCTACTTCCGCCTGCACCAAAGCCAGTTCAGCGGCGCACTCGACTGA
- a CDS encoding ABC transporter ATP-binding protein, translated as MLTRLLRIYLSRYKRELVLVVVLQLIATAAMLYLPTLNADIIDRGVARGDTDYILRIGGVMLAVTLAQVASSVVAIYFGARAAMGAGRDIRHDLAHRVSSFSQREMGTFGAPSLITRTTNDVQQVQMLTVMSVSIVIMAPIMCVGGIIMGLTVAPGMWWVLAVAVPMLGLFMVVAISRMIPGFRAMQERIDAVNRVLREQITGIRVVRAFVREPEEVARFGVANDHLADASLRVGRVFALMFPVVMGITNITMVAIIWVGGHQIVDGRMEIGALSALMSYVMQILMAVMMASFLAMMAPRAAVCAERIMEVLETQTSVEPPTAPVGFAGDPAAVAFDSATFAYPGADEPVLADLAFECLPGTTTAIVGSTGSGKSTLLSLVPRLIDTTAGRVTVGGTSVADLDPDALRSVIGVVPQRPYLFSGTVASNLRYGKADATDEELWEALRIAQAEDFVTAMPDGLDTAIAQGGTTVSGGQRQRLAIARALVRRPSVYLFDDAFSALDVATDARLRAALAPATRDSTVIIVAQRISTIANADQIIVLNRGRVVGRGRHADLLETCETYAEIAESQLAGAGSAASGPNQHGAGSAASGPNQHGAGSAASGPNRHGAGSAASGPNRHGAGSGGES; from the coding sequence GTGCTGACCCGGCTTTTGCGCATCTACCTGTCGCGCTACAAGCGCGAACTAGTCCTGGTGGTGGTGCTGCAGCTGATTGCGACGGCGGCCATGCTCTACCTGCCGACGCTCAACGCCGACATCATCGACCGCGGCGTGGCCCGCGGCGACACCGACTACATCCTGCGCATCGGCGGGGTCATGCTCGCGGTGACGCTGGCCCAGGTCGCCTCCAGCGTCGTCGCGATCTACTTCGGCGCCCGCGCGGCGATGGGCGCCGGGCGCGACATCCGCCACGACCTCGCCCACCGGGTCAGTTCCTTCTCCCAACGCGAGATGGGCACGTTCGGCGCACCGTCGCTGATCACCCGGACCACCAACGACGTCCAGCAGGTCCAGATGTTGACCGTGATGAGCGTCAGCATCGTGATCATGGCGCCCATCATGTGTGTCGGCGGCATCATCATGGGCCTGACCGTCGCCCCCGGGATGTGGTGGGTGCTGGCGGTCGCCGTCCCCATGCTCGGCTTGTTCATGGTGGTCGCGATCAGCCGGATGATCCCCGGGTTCCGGGCCATGCAGGAGCGCATCGACGCGGTGAATCGGGTGTTGCGCGAACAGATCACCGGAATCCGTGTGGTGCGGGCGTTTGTCCGGGAGCCCGAAGAGGTCGCCCGGTTCGGCGTCGCCAACGACCATCTCGCCGACGCATCGCTGCGCGTGGGCCGGGTCTTCGCCCTGATGTTCCCGGTGGTCATGGGGATCACCAACATCACGATGGTGGCGATCATCTGGGTCGGCGGCCACCAGATCGTCGACGGCCGGATGGAGATCGGTGCCCTCTCCGCCCTGATGAGCTACGTCATGCAGATCCTGATGGCCGTCATGATGGCGTCTTTCCTGGCGATGATGGCGCCCCGGGCGGCGGTCTGCGCGGAGCGGATCATGGAGGTCCTCGAGACCCAGACCAGCGTCGAACCGCCCACGGCGCCAGTCGGTTTCGCCGGCGACCCCGCGGCGGTGGCCTTCGACTCCGCAACCTTCGCCTATCCAGGTGCCGACGAGCCGGTGCTGGCCGACCTTGCCTTCGAATGTCTGCCCGGGACCACCACCGCCATCGTCGGGTCGACCGGGTCGGGCAAGTCGACGCTGCTGTCGCTGGTGCCGCGACTGATCGACACGACGGCCGGGCGGGTCACCGTCGGTGGTACCTCGGTGGCCGACCTCGACCCGGACGCGCTGCGTTCGGTCATCGGCGTCGTCCCGCAGCGGCCCTACCTGTTCTCCGGAACGGTCGCGTCGAATCTGCGCTACGGCAAGGCCGACGCCACCGACGAGGAACTCTGGGAGGCACTGCGGATCGCGCAGGCCGAGGACTTCGTCACCGCGATGCCCGACGGGCTGGACACCGCGATCGCGCAGGGCGGCACCACCGTCTCGGGCGGACAGCGCCAACGGTTGGCCATCGCCCGGGCCCTCGTCCGACGACCCTCGGTGTACCTGTTCGACGACGCGTTCTCCGCCCTCGACGTTGCCACTGACGCCCGGCTGCGCGCCGCGCTCGCGCCGGCCACCCGCGATTCGACGGTGATCATTGTGGCGCAACGGATTTCGACGATCGCCAACGCCGACCAGATCATCGTCCTCAACCGCGGTCGGGTCGTCGGGCGCGGTCGCCACGCCGATCTCCTCGAGACATGCGAGACATATGCGGAGATCGCCGAATCGCAGCTTGCCGGCGCCGGGAGCGCAGCGAGCGGGCCGAATCAACACGGCGCCGGGAGCGCAGCGAGCGGGCCGAATCAACACGGCGCCGGGAGCGCAGCGAGCGGGCCGAATCGGCACGGCGCCGGGAGCGCGGCGAGCGGGCCGAATCGGCACGGCGCCGGGAGCGGGGGTGAGTCATGA
- a CDS encoding acyl-CoA dehydrogenase family protein yields MAINTELPEKLNSTVEQAHLAAEHIFRPISRKYDKAEHEYPTELDDFAKLAKQAAERDKAEAGEKPAAGDTVNSTNMRGVLSAAEMSWGDVGLMLSIPGRGLGNAAIAAVANPEQLERFGDVWAAMAITEPSFGSDSAAVSTTATLDGDDYVINGEKIFVTSGSRASHVVVWATLDRSIGRAAIKSFVVPMDTPGVTVARLEHKLGIKASDTAVVVFENARVPKENLLGSPEIDTKKGFGGVMQTFDNTRPVVAAMAVGLGRAALEEMRRLLEEAGHEVDYDKPAAAQHAAVAEFIRLESDWEASWLLTLRAAWMMDNREPNSVEASMSKAKAGRTVTDITNKAVEVGATAGFSETLLLEKWARDAKILDIFEGTQQIQQLIISRRILGKSSADLK; encoded by the coding sequence ATGGCTATCAACACCGAGCTCCCGGAGAAGCTGAACTCCACGGTCGAGCAGGCCCACCTCGCGGCCGAGCACATCTTCCGCCCCATCTCCCGAAAGTACGACAAGGCCGAGCACGAGTACCCGACGGAACTCGACGACTTCGCCAAGCTCGCCAAGCAGGCCGCCGAGCGCGACAAGGCCGAGGCCGGCGAGAAGCCCGCCGCGGGCGACACCGTGAACAGCACCAACATGCGCGGCGTGTTGTCGGCCGCCGAGATGAGCTGGGGCGACGTCGGCCTGATGCTCTCCATCCCGGGCCGCGGGCTGGGCAACGCCGCGATCGCCGCGGTTGCCAACCCCGAGCAGCTCGAGCGCTTCGGCGACGTCTGGGCCGCCATGGCCATCACCGAGCCGAGCTTCGGCTCCGACTCCGCGGCCGTGTCGACGACCGCGACCCTCGACGGGGACGACTACGTCATCAACGGCGAGAAGATCTTCGTGACGTCGGGTTCGCGCGCCAGTCACGTTGTCGTGTGGGCCACGCTGGACCGCTCAATCGGGCGCGCCGCGATCAAGTCCTTCGTCGTGCCGATGGACACCCCGGGCGTCACCGTCGCCCGCCTCGAACACAAACTGGGCATCAAGGCCTCCGACACCGCCGTCGTCGTCTTCGAGAATGCCCGGGTGCCCAAGGAGAACCTGCTGGGCTCGCCGGAGATCGACACCAAGAAGGGCTTCGGCGGGGTCATGCAGACCTTCGACAACACGCGGCCCGTCGTCGCCGCGATGGCCGTCGGCCTGGGCCGCGCCGCGCTGGAGGAGATGCGGCGTCTGCTCGAGGAGGCCGGGCACGAGGTCGACTACGACAAGCCCGCCGCCGCCCAGCACGCCGCGGTCGCCGAGTTCATCCGCCTGGAGTCGGACTGGGAGGCCAGCTGGCTGCTCACCCTGCGTGCAGCGTGGATGATGGACAACCGCGAGCCGAACTCGGTCGAAGCGTCGATGTCCAAGGCCAAGGCCGGGCGCACCGTCACCGACATCACCAACAAGGCCGTCGAGGTCGGGGCCACCGCGGGCTTCTCCGAGACCCTGCTGTTGGAGAAGTGGGCGCGCGACGCGAAGATCCTCGACATCTTCGAGGGCACCCAGCAGATCCAGCAGCTGATCATCTCGCGGCGGATCCTGGGCAAGTCCAGCGCCGACCTCAAATAG